One stretch of Legionella birminghamensis DNA includes these proteins:
- the fliE gene encoding flagellar hook-basal body complex protein FliE, producing the protein MTIEPVNHFKIELMKEQPISQAGEFGHWLAAPLQQMNSKLIEADDSLQQLVSGQSVNLHQVMINMEEAKLSFQFLEQVRNRLMTAYQEIIREQI; encoded by the coding sequence ATGACCATAGAACCCGTCAATCATTTCAAAATTGAATTGATGAAAGAACAGCCCATCAGCCAGGCGGGGGAGTTCGGTCATTGGCTTGCTGCCCCACTTCAGCAAATGAATAGCAAATTAATTGAAGCGGATGATTCTTTGCAGCAACTGGTCAGCGGGCAGAGCGTTAACCTCCATCAAGTGATGATCAATATGGAGGAAGCCAAACTGTCTTTTCAATTTCTGGAACAGGTACGCAACCGTTTAATGACTGCCTATCAGGAAATAATCAGGGAGCAAATTTAA
- the flgC gene encoding flagellar basal body rod protein FlgC, translated as MNYNLVYSIAAQGMQIEKLRIDTVAYNIANQHSLLKSDGSGFQPMQVIAPSRSFNDYLTESGEWSTAALAPKMLPPNKVYQPEHPEADEQGYIHYPGINTVDEMTTLLNASRAYEANIKVFNTAHSLFMQTFTIGDER; from the coding sequence ATGAATTACAATCTGGTTTACTCCATTGCTGCCCAGGGCATGCAAATTGAAAAATTACGTATTGATACAGTAGCTTATAACATTGCTAACCAGCATAGCTTATTAAAAAGCGATGGCAGTGGTTTCCAGCCAATGCAAGTCATCGCCCCCAGCCGAAGTTTCAACGACTATCTGACAGAAAGCGGCGAATGGAGCACTGCAGCACTGGCTCCTAAAATGCTGCCGCCCAACAAAGTTTACCAGCCGGAACACCCAGAGGCTGATGAACAGGGCTATATCCATTATCCAGGAATTAATACTGTCGATGAAATGACTACATTATTAAACGCTTCGCGAGCCTATGAAGCGAATATCAAAGTATTTAATACCGCGCACAGCCTGTTTATGCAAACGTTTACTATTGGAGACGAACGATGA
- a CDS encoding flagellar basal body rod protein FlgB, producing MFQDSTITLIKLGLDAAVMRQTSIAANIANINTPGYQATEVLFEQQLADLDFNLNRLSDLKPQIHESDSRPALDEQIALGINNATQFRALIKGLNHKLAIMKMALHGSNQA from the coding sequence ATGTTTCAGGATAGTACCATCACACTGATAAAACTCGGACTGGATGCCGCGGTGATGCGGCAAACGTCCATTGCGGCCAATATAGCCAATATCAATACGCCCGGCTACCAGGCCACGGAAGTCCTTTTTGAGCAGCAATTGGCCGATCTTGATTTCAATCTCAATAGACTATCTGATTTGAAACCGCAAATTCATGAAAGCGATTCGCGGCCTGCACTGGATGAGCAAATTGCACTTGGCATTAACAATGCCACTCAGTTTCGCGCACTGATTAAAGGACTGAACCATAAACTGGCCATTATGAAGATGGCTTTGCACGGGAGTAATCAGGCATGA
- a CDS encoding flagellar basal body P-ring protein FlgI, which translates to MMPELRKLFFIACLQLLVLNSFASVRLKSLAHLSGLQENPITGYGLVIGLAGSGDSHRNKDTTQAISNLLQSFGINISARDITSRNSAAVIITANLPANVHQGDKLDINVSSLGDAKSLLGGTLLITPLKGPDNHVYALAQGPISLGGFKYDLFGNVVQKNHPTSGIISGGAIVEKTLYNELVDKGGELHLILNHPDFTTADNVETAVNKRFGENTAIARSAQDIEIRPPAAAKHHYVRFISQLENIIIIPDNLPTVVVNERTGVVVAGADVKLDAVSISQGNLQIAIASDYKVSQPAMLFNSNSSIRTAITPSTNIEVKENAGQSIYLEQGATIADLITALNKVKISTRDMIAILESLKRAGALHAELIVQ; encoded by the coding sequence ATGATGCCTGAGCTAAGAAAACTGTTTTTCATTGCTTGCCTGCAACTCCTGGTTTTAAACAGCTTTGCCAGTGTACGCCTCAAATCCCTCGCCCATTTATCCGGGCTTCAGGAAAATCCGATTACGGGCTACGGTCTGGTCATTGGCCTGGCAGGCTCTGGCGATTCGCATCGAAATAAAGATACAACCCAGGCCATTTCCAATCTACTGCAGAGTTTTGGCATTAATATCAGCGCCAGGGACATCACCAGCCGCAATAGTGCGGCGGTTATAATCACCGCCAACCTACCTGCCAATGTCCATCAGGGAGACAAGCTGGATATCAATGTCTCCTCATTGGGTGATGCCAAAAGTTTGTTAGGAGGGACTTTATTAATCACTCCCCTAAAGGGACCGGATAATCATGTTTATGCGCTGGCCCAGGGTCCCATCTCCCTCGGCGGATTCAAATATGATTTATTCGGTAATGTGGTACAAAAAAACCACCCCACCTCGGGCATTATCTCCGGCGGGGCTATCGTTGAAAAAACGCTCTACAATGAGCTTGTTGATAAAGGTGGTGAATTGCATTTGATTCTGAATCACCCTGATTTTACAACAGCCGATAACGTTGAAACGGCTGTTAACAAGCGTTTTGGTGAAAATACAGCAATTGCCCGCAGTGCCCAGGACATTGAGATTCGACCTCCCGCTGCTGCAAAACACCATTATGTCCGTTTCATTAGCCAATTGGAAAATATCATTATTATCCCTGACAACCTGCCGACCGTCGTTGTGAACGAAAGGACAGGCGTGGTCGTAGCAGGTGCGGATGTCAAACTGGATGCAGTGAGTATTTCACAGGGTAATCTCCAGATTGCAATTGCCAGTGATTATAAGGTGTCGCAACCGGCAATGCTTTTTAATAGCAACTCGTCCATTCGAACAGCAATTACTCCCTCAACGAATATCGAAGTCAAGGAAAACGCCGGACAATCCATTTATCTCGAACAGGGAGCCACCATTGCCGATTTAATTACGGCGCTTAATAAGGTCAAGATTAGCACGCGCGACATGATTGCCATTTTAGAGAGCCTGAAGCGGGCTGGCGCTTTGCATGCAGAATTAATTGTTCAATAG
- a CDS encoding flagellar basal body L-ring protein FlgH: protein MSFAIRETMMNKQFALLTSLVLVLSKPIEAANLYNDLNYRSLISDRSASAPGDLLTVIVLETSNAQTSADLASGKEIKTALEASYNQKRYDLRFGLSGKGHSKAQTGRNGKIKASLTVRIKTVCPNGSFELEGYQLIQINGEQQRILLSGIVRPEDISPQNTVLSTRIADAHISYTGDGSVSNSQRYNSIYKIMSFMGLV from the coding sequence ATGAGCTTCGCGATTAGAGAAACCATGATGAATAAGCAATTTGCATTACTGACCAGCCTCGTTCTCGTTTTGTCCAAACCGATTGAAGCTGCCAACCTGTATAATGATCTTAATTATCGTTCCCTGATATCTGACCGCAGCGCCTCGGCACCCGGCGATTTACTCACCGTTATTGTATTGGAAACCTCTAATGCGCAAACCAGCGCTGATTTAGCCTCGGGCAAGGAAATCAAAACCGCTCTCGAAGCCAGTTACAATCAGAAACGCTATGATTTGCGTTTTGGCTTAAGCGGCAAAGGCCATAGCAAAGCGCAAACCGGTCGAAACGGTAAAATTAAAGCCTCTCTTACGGTAAGAATCAAAACAGTTTGTCCCAATGGAAGTTTCGAATTGGAAGGTTACCAATTAATTCAAATTAATGGGGAGCAACAAAGGATTCTGCTAAGCGGTATCGTCAGGCCGGAAGATATAAGCCCGCAGAATACCGTTTTATCCACCCGAATTGCCGATGCCCATATCAGTTATACCGGCGACGGTTCGGTTTCTAATTCTCAACGTTATAACAGCATTTACAAAATTATGTCCTTTATGGGGTTGGTATGA
- a CDS encoding flagellar hook-basal body protein — translation MSDALSIAASGLKSEEYFIDKIANDIANLNTPNYKASKLSFSDVLYQNIDSKHVQQSSIKIGLGTAIIKSTKDFSQGPLKAGTSWNDLAIDGNGFFQVLQADGSLAYTRSSSFSIDSEGYLCTADGLRLSDNIQIPEDYTDIIIQKNGDVEMMSGTDSEPQSLGTISLARFADPGRLNPVGSGLFQATADSGDCIVDNPGSNGMGQLLQKQIEASNVDMVASLMQLTMAQRVYQLNAKTVQIADELEKMINELRD, via the coding sequence ATGTCTGACGCGCTTTCAATTGCCGCCAGTGGTTTAAAATCGGAAGAATATTTTATCGACAAGATTGCCAATGATATTGCCAATCTCAACACTCCAAATTACAAAGCCAGCAAATTAAGTTTCTCCGATGTATTGTACCAGAATATCGACAGCAAGCATGTTCAGCAATCCAGTATCAAAATAGGCTTGGGAACCGCTATTATTAAATCCACAAAGGATTTTAGCCAGGGTCCGTTAAAAGCCGGGACAAGCTGGAATGATCTGGCCATCGATGGAAATGGATTTTTTCAGGTACTGCAGGCTGACGGCAGTCTGGCTTATACCCGCAGCTCGAGCTTTTCCATCGACAGCGAAGGCTATCTTTGTACAGCAGACGGTTTACGCCTTTCAGATAATATTCAAATTCCTGAAGATTACACTGACATCATCATCCAGAAAAATGGCGACGTGGAAATGATGTCAGGCACAGACTCCGAACCCCAGTCACTGGGCACCATCAGCCTGGCACGATTTGCTGATCCTGGACGATTAAACCCGGTTGGCTCCGGACTTTTCCAGGCTACCGCCGATAGTGGTGACTGCATTGTTGACAATCCCGGAAGCAATGGAATGGGACAGCTCTTACAGAAACAAATTGAAGCGTCCAATGTGGACATGGTCGCTTCACTCATGCAGTTAACCATGGCGCAACGCGTCTATCAGCTGAATGCGAAAACAGTACAGATTGCTGATGAACTGGAAAAAATGATCAATGAGCTTCGCGATTAG
- a CDS encoding flagellar hook-basal body protein, giving the protein MLSAIKTTQIALLQDQYRLQMLSQNVSNLQTTGYKRQIIGSQGLPALDFPDFDTVVQQMASVSDFQQGTVAPSRQRSELAIGGKGFFQIQTTEGIYYTRRGDFHISQDGELVTENGGKLLGRNGPIRIDDKDFSINTRGEVFADKQPIDQIGLVDFTQPESLQYQGEGLYYSKESPQPAPEETTILQFSLEQSNVKSVDEMTEMLKISRHFEAVQRIMKTSNNLLSTAISQLGEGNV; this is encoded by the coding sequence ATGTTATCCGCTATTAAAACAACTCAAATTGCATTATTACAGGATCAATACCGCCTGCAAATGCTCAGCCAGAATGTAAGCAACCTGCAGACAACGGGCTATAAACGGCAAATCATTGGCAGCCAGGGTTTACCAGCTTTGGATTTTCCTGATTTTGATACGGTTGTTCAGCAGATGGCCTCGGTTAGCGACTTCCAACAAGGCACAGTAGCGCCATCAAGGCAGCGTTCTGAGCTGGCAATAGGCGGAAAAGGCTTTTTTCAAATCCAAACCACTGAAGGGATTTACTATACACGCCGCGGCGATTTTCACATCAGTCAGGATGGTGAGCTGGTGACTGAAAACGGCGGAAAATTATTAGGAAGGAACGGACCAATACGTATTGATGACAAGGATTTCTCCATCAATACCAGAGGAGAGGTATTTGCTGACAAACAGCCCATTGATCAAATAGGCCTTGTTGATTTCACGCAGCCTGAATCGCTTCAGTATCAGGGTGAAGGTCTTTATTACAGCAAGGAGTCGCCGCAACCGGCTCCCGAAGAAACGACCATCTTACAGTTTTCGCTGGAACAATCCAATGTGAAATCCGTTGATGAAATGACCGAGATGTTAAAAATTTCGCGTCATTTCGAAGCGGTGCAACGCATTATGAAAACAAGCAATAACCTGCTTTCAACTGCAATTAGCCAATTAGGAGAAGGAAATGTCTGA